In Malus sylvestris chromosome 2, drMalSylv7.2, whole genome shotgun sequence, the genomic stretch GAAAACCCAGAAACCGCAAGAATCCTCGAAGAAAGATTGGTCCTTGCGAGACTTCGAGATCGGAAAACCCCTCGGAAAGGGGAAATTCGGCCGAGTCTACGTCGCCCGAGAAGCCAAGGTATCTGAATTTCTCCTCAATCGAAATCGAAAAACCTCGAATCCGAATCCATCGATTAATTTTATTTCTGGGGAAatttgggtgtttttttttttttttgggcagaGCAAGTACGTAGTGGCATTGAAGGTAATATTCAAGGAGCAGATCGAAAAGTACAAGATTCAGCATCAGCTGAGGAGGGAGATGGAGATCCAGACCAGCCTCCGCCACCCCAACATCCTCCGCCTCTACGGCTGGTTCCACGATGACGACCGCATCTTCTTGATCCTCGAGTACGCTCACGGCGGAGAGCTCTACGGACTTCTCAGGAAAACTACCTACCTTTCGGAGAAACAGGCCGCCACTGTATGTATCCccgtccctctctctctctcttaaattcTTTCTCTGGTGTGTGTGGTTTGGACATTAATGGGGTTTCGTGTGATTGTTTAGTATATTTTGAGCTTGACTGAAGCATTGGCGTATTGTCACGAAAAGCATGTGATTCATAGGGACATCAAGCCTGAAAATTTGCTATTGGATCATGAggtatgaatgttttgctactTCCTCTCCCTACCATAAATCTGCCATTCTTGTTTTGTTCCGGTTTCGGTATTTGGGTCATCTTAGAAGTTGGAAATAGAGATGAGAACTGTGGCTCTTAATCCTTTATTTCTGCCCAAAATTTATCCCACAATGCTCATCGGTCAATTAATGTTGTACATATTCTAGTTCCACATTGTAACAATGACTACAATTTCACCTTTTCTGTGTTGAAATTTCGTTTTTGGTTTCCAATTAGTGACAATAGCAACATCTTCAATTATTCTGTATTTGTatgattttctttcaattttataGAGCCTTTACACCCTTTAAGACCAATTAATTTTGGTTTCGGGGTTAGCTTTAGTAGATGTGATTTTCCTTATGCAATTTTAGGAGAATCTGAAACCAAGGTTGGTTTTCCAGTATATGAACATACAGGGGCTTCTTATTGCTGTCATTGTTAGTCCctttcggtttttgaacaaagCTGTGCCTGTTAGTGATTCCAAATTGCACTGCTATGTGAATTCTTTTCTGGGGTCGTTATCTTTGAACAAGCTGAGGACGTATTTTGATGAATTgattatgaaattattcttgtAGGGTCGATTGAAAATTGCAGACTTTGGATGGTCTGTACAGTCAAGAAGCAAGAGGCATACCATGTGTGGAACTCTAGATTATTTAGCACCAGAAATGGTGGAGAACAAAGCTCATGATTATGCTGTTGATAACTGGACTTTAGGCGTTCTTTGCTATGAGTTCCTCTTTGGTATTCCTCCCTTTGAGGCCGAAAGTCAAAAGGATACATTCAAAAGGTATCAATAAGTTTTCTGTCTTCCTCAATCAATGTGGTTTCCTGACATGAACGAAAACATAATTGGATAACAAGTTGATATTGGATGCAGGATAATGAAGGTTGACCTAAGCTTCCCAGCTGAACCTCAAGTTTCCGCGGAGGCTAAACATCTCATTACCAGGGTAAGTTTTTCAATGATTATGTTCTTAGTGATACGTGGGGGTAAATAAACCTCTAGCAGTAGTTTTTGGTATCAGTATCCATCCATTGCCTTCCTGAAATAAGTCGACCTTTTTGCAGCTTCTCGTCAAGGACTCCTCAAAGAGGCTGTCTCTTCAAAAGATCATGGAACACCCTTGGATAATCAAGAACACAGATCCCTCCGGCATTTGCAAATAGCTTGCGTTTCTTGCTTTCATCATGCTCTAACCATGGAAGTGAGCGCAGCTGAATTTTGTAAATTTCGGTCAGAATCTCATCGGACAAGAGACGATTAATTTCTCTAATATATGCTAAGGAAGTCTTGTAACTTGTCAACATTGATCACATCAGTTGCTGGCTGAGTATGCTTTAATATACTTCTCAGTTCTGACTGTTCCCAGTAAATAGTAGACATATATCTAAAGGTTTTGTGACTGTGTTCTGGTTTGTGTAAATTACAGAGTGCATTAGTTGCTGAACTAATTAATAAATAACCGAAACGACGATTTTGTAAGAGGATTATCGTGAATCATGATTGTAAGGATGTAGaggattttaaagaaatattgttTGTTACTATTTTAGCAACCACCCGCACAACAATTTCTGAGTGACCTCTCTCCTGTGTATTTATGTTGCATCGTCCCTTTTCTCATGACCCCTCACTTCAATTTTGAAAGCCTCTCTTGATCATCAAATATCTGGACTTTTGTTTGgttctcaattttaattttttaagtacaacatatatgtatgtatgtgtatatgtgtgtgtgtatatatattgaatAATCCCAACAGTCTAGATTAATTCAGTGAAGAATATtgctcaaataaaaaaaaatggtaacaCTAGCATTCTTCCGTGAGACCATGCACATATCTCATTATTTGCGAATAATGTATAATTTTATAATCGTAactgtttaattttttaatcttcatttaAAGATCATTCTTATAAAATATCATTTCAATCaaagatcgtttagtcatccAAATGTATAGAACAAATTGACGGTGTGAGTATCAATTAACATTCATGAATCAATCTGATACACATAGATGACTAAACAATCTTCAAttagaatgattttttttttttttttgtctgataatcttcaaataaagattaaaaaattgaaccgtCCCAATTACATAATTCATGTAATGAAGATACGTTATTCACAATGAATGAGATATGTGCATACCGAACCTAATCGTTGACCTAATGAAAAAGCGAAAGATTCAATGCCgcgagaaaggaagaagaaacacAGGAAGGAGCGCAAACAAGCATTAATCTGATGAAAAACGTCTCTCCGTTTCGGCTTATCGTAGCTCCGTTGTTCATGCTAGCACTGGCCGCAACATTATCAGAGACCGACGCCAATCCCAGCTCCGTCTCGGCTTATCGTAGCTCCattgtttgataaccatttcatttttaGTGTGAAAACGGAAACTAAAATCTGAAATGGTTATCTACGGCCTCTTAATTAATATAGTTAATAGAGGAAGATGAACGTCTTAATTACTTACCTGGATTGTCTGCCTTGAATCTAATGGTAGTCCAACCATTTACAAGGACGGCAAAGGTGTTCTAAAGAGGAGGATCAACAAGATTATATGTCAAAGGGTCCTTGTCCTTGCATTGGATGCTCATCCCCGGACCCCTGCCACCAAATTTGTCCCCTGAAACAC encodes the following:
- the LOC126597936 gene encoding serine/threonine-protein kinase Aurora-3 encodes the protein MLVWSVSLAFQFPETLPQERKIPEFHSGKNHGKMESKTQKPQESSKKDWSLRDFEIGKPLGKGKFGRVYVAREAKSKYVVALKVIFKEQIEKYKIQHQLRREMEIQTSLRHPNILRLYGWFHDDDRIFLILEYAHGGELYGLLRKTTYLSEKQAATYILSLTEALAYCHEKHVIHRDIKPENLLLDHEGRLKIADFGWSVQSRSKRHTMCGTLDYLAPEMVENKAHDYAVDNWTLGVLCYEFLFGIPPFEAESQKDTFKRIMKVDLSFPAEPQVSAEAKHLITRLLVKDSSKRLSLQKIMEHPWIIKNTDPSGICK